Part of the Kushneria marisflavi genome, GAGTACCAGAATGCGGCGGTCCGCTGTGGGTGCCGGAATGGTTTCGCCATAAGCGCGGCGGGCTTCTTCGGCAAACCACTTCACAAAGCTTGCCCCGTAACGGATCTCGCCGCGCGACTCTTCCAGCGGTTTGCCCTGCTCGCGGGTCATGATCTGCGCCAGATCCTCAAGGTTGTCGAGCATCAGGTCGTGCCAGCGCATCAAAAGCGTTGCTCGCTCCGCCGCCGGACGCGCTCGCCACGCGGGCCAGGCGGCCTCGGCCGCCTCGATGGCACGTCGGGTTTCCCCCGCCCCCATGGCGGGAACCGCGGCAAGCCGCTCACCGCTGGCGGGATCGATGACCTCAATCGTGGTGTCGTCATCGGCGCGGCACCACTGACCGTTGATAAATCCGGTTTCCTGCCAGAGCGCGGCGTCGTTCAGCACCGGTTTGCCCATGTTGTTCTCTCCTGACGTCTGATCATTGTTCATGCCATCGTGACGGTCGTCTCGCTGCGCGGCGGACGGCTTTCCAGCCAGCCCTGACGCAGTTCCGGCACCGAGCCGATCAACCGGCGCGTATAGTCATGCTGTGGCGTGTTCAGTACCTGCTGACACGGCCCACTCTCCACGCACTGGCCCTGATAGAGCACCATCACGTCGTCACACAGCGAGCGTACGGTCGAGATGTCATGGCTGATGAAGAGATAGGCCACGCCCAGCTCGCGGCGCAGTTCGACCAGAAGCTCCAGAATCGCCGCCCCCACCACCGTGTCGAGAGCCGACGTCACCTCGTCACACAGGATCAGATCCGGTTTGGCCGCAAGTGCTCGTGCCAGATTGACGCGCTGTTTCTGACCGCCCGAAAGCTCACCGGGCTTGCGATCGAGCAGGGTGCGCGGCAGCTTCACCAGATCCATCAGTTCCTCGACGCGCGCACGGCGAGCGCGACGATCCAGATTGAAGTAGGTCTCCAGCGGTCGATTGAGCAGGCGCTGTACGCTGTGGGCAGGGTTGAGCGCGTTGTCGGCACTCTGGAAGACCATCTGAATGCGTCGAAACTGATCGGGCGTGCGCCCGCGAAGCGTGGTGGAGAGCTCGCGGCGGTCGAACTGAACCGCTCCATGAGAAGGGGCGACCAGTCCGGCCACGGCGCGGGCCAGCGTCGACTTGCCCGATCCCGATTCGCCGATGACTCCAAGCGCCTGACCGCTGATCAGGTGCAGGTTGATGTGCTCAAGCACCACGTTCTCGGGCCGGCCCTGGGCGTCGCGCGAGCCGTACCCGACCTGTAGATCATGGATATCGAGCAGTTCACCCCCATGGCGTCCTTCCGCGGGCGAGAGATGTTCATGCGGACGTGCCGCGGCCAGAAGGCTGCGGGTATAGTCATGCGCCGGCCGTTCCAGAATGGCGGCGGTGGTGTTTTGTTCCTGGGTTTCGCCGTTTTGCAGCACCAGCACCTGATCGGCCATCTGTGCGACCACGGCCAGGTCATGCGACACATAGATGGCGGTCGTGCCGCGCTCTCGCATGACCTGTTTGAAGGCGCGCAGCACCTCGATCTGGGTGGTGACATCCAGTGCCGTGGTCGGCTCATCGAGAATGACCAGCGCCGGATCTGTGATCAGCGCCATCGCCGCCATGACCCTTTGGAGCTGACCGCCGGAGACCTGGTGCGGATAGCGATCACCGATATGTTCCGGGTCCGGCAGGGCCAGGTCATGAAAGAGTGACACGGCCTTTTGACGGGCGTCCTGACGGCTCATGACGTCGTGAATCAGCGCCCCCTCGATGACCTGGTCCATCAGGGTACGCGACGGATTGAAGGCCGCCGCCGCGCTCTGGGCGATGTAGGAGACCCGGTGGCCACGCAGGGCTCGGGTCTCGATGGGATCAAGTGACAGAACATCGGTCTCGCCCAGCACCACGCTGCCACCGGCAATACGACAGCCGCTGCGGGCATAGCCCAGCATGGCCAGCGCAATCGTGGTCTTGCCCGAGCCCGATTCGCCGATCAGCGCCAGCACTTCTCCCGGCGCCAGAGCAAAGTTGATGTCGCTGACAATGGTACGTTCCTCGCCGCCCGGCGGAGTCGCGCAGATGTTGAGATCGCGTACGGTGAGTGATTCTCCCAGCATGATGTCACTCCTTTTGCGAGCCGCGACTGTTGGAAAGGCTGTCAATCAGCAGATTGGCGCCGATGGTGAGCGTCCCAATGGCCAGCGCCGGCGCCACAACGGCCAGTGCCCCCTGGCTCAGCCCACCGATGTTTTCACGCACCAGCGATCCCAGGTCGGCGGCCGGCGGCTGAACCCCAAGGCCCAGGAAGCTCATGCCGCTGAGCAGCAACACGATAAAGACAAAGCGCATGCCCATATCGGTCAGTACCGACTGGATCATGTTGGGCAGAATCTCGACGGCAGCGATATAGAAGCGCCCTTCCCCGCGGGTTTTGGCCACTTGGACGTACTCAAGTGTGGCCAGGTTGGTCGCAAGGCTATGGGAGATGCGAAACGCACCCGGCGCATAGCTCAGCACCGCCGCGATGATCAGCAAGGGAATGGAGGTGCCAAAGGCGGACACCATGACCAGCGCCATCATCTTGCTGGGAATGGAGATCAGGGTATCGAAGATGCGTCGCACGCCCTCCTCCAGCCAGCGCGGCAGCAGCACGGCCAACATGCCAAAGCCCGCCCCCACCAGGCTCGACAGCAGGGCCGCCACCACGGCCAGCCCCACGGTATAGCGGGCGCCGGTCAGCATGCGGCTGAGCATGTCGCGGCCCATATAGTCGGTACCCAGCCAGTGCGCGGCGCTCGCGCCGCCGTAGATTTCATCGGAGACAAAGGCGCCCATCGGATAGGGGGCGAGCAAGGGGCCGACAATGGCGATCAGCACCCACGAGCCGAACAGGGTCAGGCCGATCCAGCGGGTCAGCTTCAAACGGGGCTTGTTGCGCCGGGCGGGCGTGGCGATCGGCAGGCGACTGCCGTGGCTCATGCGCCGGTGGGACGCCTGATGCGCCGGCGAGGTTTGGCGACGATGTGGCATGGCATGGGTCTCACTCATCGGTTTCGCAGCCTCGGGTTGGACAGGATCGCGCACAGATCGGCCACCATCACCAGAATCAGGTAGGCGCCGCAAAAGAGCATGGCGCAGGCCTGAACCAGGGCGAGGTCCCGATTGGACACGGCATCCACCATCAGACTGGCGATACCCGGATAGTTGAAGATCGTCTCGACGATGATGACACCGCCCAGCAGATAGGAGAGGCTCAGCGCCACGGCATTGGCGATCGGACCGATCGCATTGGGCAGGGCGTGGCGCAGCACGCGACGCATGGGCGGTACTCCCTTGAGCCGCGCCATCTCGATATAGGCGCTGTCGAGCTGGTCGATCAGGGCCGCCCGGGTCATGCGCGCCATCTGTGCGATCAGCACGCAGCAAAGCGTCAGCACCGGCATGGCATAGATCCGCACGAAGTCACCAAAGCTGTCGACGGTCGAGACATATGAGAGCGCCGGCAGCCAGCCCAGGTGCACGGCAAAGATCAAAACGGCCAGCGTTGCCACCAGAAACTCCGGTACCGCCACCATGGACAGCGTGACCACGTTCAGTGCCCGGTCCACGTTGCCGCCACGGCGCATGGCTGCCACCAGCCCCATGATCAGGGCAATGGGCACGGAAATGGCGGTGGTGATGGCCGCCAGCAGCAGCGAATTGGGCAGCCGGTCGTTCATGAGCTGTGCCACCGCCATGCCATTGCTGGCCGACTGCCCCAGGTCGCCGGTCACGAATCCGCTTAGCCAGTGCCAATAGCGCAGCAGTGCCGGCTGATCGAGCCCCATTTCGATACGCAGGGCGGCCACCTGCTCGGGCGTGGCAAATTGACCCAGAATCTGCTGGGCGGTGTCGCCCGGCAGCAGGGAGGTAATGGCAAAGATCACCAGGGACACCAGAAACAGCGTCAAAAGACTTGAGGACAGCCGTCCCAGCACCAGTCTGGACATGGTGTTGCGCATGACTACGCCTCCGGGTGGGGGCCGGTCGGGATATGAAAGCCATGAATCATCATGGCTTTCACGTTGTGCTCGCCGGCCGCAGTGACAGGAAGGATCAGGACGCTTTTTAAGCGTTCCACCAGACGTATTCAGCGAACATGTAGCCCATGAAGCTGCCCAGCGGAATGGTGCGATCCATGCCGCCGAGACGGGCGTCATAGCCCTCGACGTCGCTTAGAAAGACCGGGATGCCGATGCCGCACTTGTTGTGGATCAACGTCTGCATGTCGGCATACATCTGCTGGCGTTTGGCAAGATCCGGCTCGCTTCGAGCCGCCACCAGCAGCTGATCAAACTGCTCGTTTTTCCAGCCTGATTCGTTCCAGGGCGCACTGGAGGCAAAAAACTGCGTCAGCAGGATGTTGGCCGTGGGTCGCGGGTTAACGTTGCCAAAGCCCAGCGGGTGCTTCATCCAGTGGTTGGACCAGTAGCCATCGCTTGGCACCCGATCAAGATTGATGGTCAGCCCGGCCTGTGCCGCCGACTGCTGCAGCAGCTGTCCCATCTCCATGGAGTAGTTGGCCGCCGGCGACACCACGATCGGCACACGTGCACCGGCCACGCCGGCCTTTTTCAGAAGCGACGCGGCCCGCTCGGGGTCGTATTCACGCTGGGGCAGGCCATCAAAATAGTAGGGCGAGGCCGGGGAGATCGGCTGATCGTTGGCGATCTCGCCATAGCCGCGCAGGGCCACACGCTTGATCTGCTCGCGATCAAAGAGATACTTCATCGCCTCGACAAACTCGGGGCGGCTGCCGGGCTGCTGATCGACGCGCATGACAAGGTCGGTGTAGTTGCCCGAGTTGGTGGCCTTGACCCGGCGTCCCTCAATCTGCTTGACCCGATCGGCGTTGCGCCCGGTCAGGTTGTTGATCATCTGGACATCGCCGGAGAGCAGCGCATTGACGCGTGCCGACTCATCGCTGATCCCCACCAGTTCAATGGCGTCCAGATACGGATGCCCATCACGCCAGTAATCCTCGTAGCGCACTGCGACCGAGCGCACGCCGGGACGAAACTCCTGACACTTGAACGGTCCGGTGCCGATGCCCTTCGAGAAATCGGTGGTGCCGTCGGGCACGATGACCAGATGCGGAATGGCCAGAATCGAGGGTAGCTCGATGTTGGGTGAGGCAAGCGTAAATTCGACGCGTCGATCGTCCAGCGCCTTGACGCTTTCAAGCTGATTGACCTGCGACAGCGCCTTGGAGCCAACCGACGGGTCCTTGTGACGCATCATCGAGTAGATGACGTCCTGCGGCGTCAACGGTTTGCCATCATGGAAGGTCACGCCCTGGCGCAAGGTAAGGATCCAGTGACCGCCGTTGTCGGTCGTTTCAAACGACTCTGCCAGCGCCGGCTGGGGTTCAAGCTGCTCATTGAACTGGGTCAGACCACTATAAAAGGTATAGGCACGAACGTAATCGATGGCGGTCGAGCCCAGAGCCGGGTCGAGTGATTCGCCGGAAGAGGAGGTGTGTGCGGCCACCCGGATACGCCCGCCACGTTTGGGGGTGCCCTGCGCCGCGCCTTCACTGGCCCAGCTCGTGGCCATACCGGGCCACAGCCCGCTACCGGCTGCCATGATGCCGGCAGCGCCAAGCATTTTCAGCGCCTGACGACGTGACAGGCCGGCCTGCATGGCACGATAGACCTGCAGACTCTGCTCGGGGGAGACGAAGCCGTCATCACCATGTTTATTGTGTGTCATGAGCCTTCTCCTTCTGCCTGAAATTGTTATTGCATTCGGATACAGCGCTGCATCGATGACAGCCTCTGGCTGTCCTGTTGTTTGTGGTGTCTGTCCGGCTAGTGCAGCCGGTCCTGCAGGCGGTACCAGCCGCCCACCAGAGGTAAAAACCAGGGTTTGCCAAAATGGCCGGGAATGGCCGGCCAGTCATCGCCCTGCCAGGGATATTCCTTGCGCTGGCCCAGCATCATCTCGGCCAGCAGGCGCCCCATGTGTACCGACATCTGCACGCCATGGCCGCTGAACCCCATGACGTAATACATGCCGTCATGGCGCCCGGCATGCGGCAGGCGGTCACGGCTCATGTCCACCAGCCCGCCCCAGCAGTACGACAGCGGCGTGGCGCCAAGCTGCGGAAAGGTTTCACTCAGGCCGCGGCGCAGGATCTCGCCACTTTTGGCATCGGATTTGCCGCCGGACATGGCAAAGCGGGCGCGCCCGCCAAAGAGCAGGCGGTCATCCGGGGTGAGTCGAAAATAGTGGCCGATGATGCGGCTGGTGACGCAGGCGCGACGCTGAGGAATGAGCTGGGCGCACTGATCGGGAGATAACGGTTCGGTCACCACGATAAAGCTGCCCACCGGCGCCATTCGACGACGAAACCAGTTCAGCGGACCGACCTGAGAAGCACCGGTCGCCAGCAGCACGTTGGTGGCCTGGAACTCGCCGTGCGGGGTGGTCAGCCGATAATGCTCACCGTCACGCTCGACACCAATCATGGGGGTGAATTCAAACAGATGGGCGCCGTGACGCACGGCGGCTTCTGCAAGCCCCGTCCCGAAGCGCCCCATATGCATCTGGCCACCGTTTTTCTGCCACAGGCCACCATGAAAGATCGGGGAATCGACCTCGCGGCGCGCCTCCTCCTTCGAGAGCAGCACCACGTCAGGATCGACATCGCGGCGAATCGCCTCGCAGGTGCGCGCCAGCTTGTCGTAGTGTTCGGGCTTGGCCGCGAGCTTGAGCTTGCCTCGCCGGAGGTAATCGCAATCGATGCCCTCCTCCTCGATCACCTGCTCGACCGAGGTGACCGCCTCGCTGTAGTTGCGGTAGTGACGTATCGCCTGGTCACGGCCGAGCTGCTCGACCATGCCGGCGTAATCCTGGGCTACTCCCGTATTGCACTGCCCGCCGTTGCGCCCGGACGCCTCCCCGATCACGCGCCCGGCCTCCAGCAGCGCCACGCGGGCACCACCGCGAGCCAGGGTACGCGCCGCCGAAAGCCCGGTCAGACCGCCACCAATCACGGCCACGTCATAGTGGCCCTCAGGGGGGTGAGGCATCGCCCCGGTAAAGGGCGGTGCCGTATCAAGCCAGTAGGACTCGAACTTCATGAACGCTCTCCCGAAAGGGGTCGCAGGGACAATCTGAAGACCGACCGGCTCAGAGACCGACCAGCGCCGGCAGACCACGGATATCGGCAATTTCGGTCGCGCCGTAGCCCTGACAGAAGCCTTCATGGTTGCGCGCCACAAACGCCTTGTTCTTGATGCCCATGAAGTGTGCCGACATCAGGTCGTAGCGAAAGCTCGAGGAGACATGCAACAGCTCATCGGGACGACAGCCCAGAGTATCAATCATCGCCTCAAAGGCTTCCAGACGCGGCTTGTAGACCTTGAAGGTATCCGCCGTGAAGACCTTGTGAAACGGCACTTCCAGCTTCTTGACGTTGTCCATGATCTGGCTGTCATCGGCGTTGGAGTAGATCACCAGCGGAATCCTGTCCGCAATTTTTGATAGCCCCTCGATCACGTCCGGGTGCGGCCCCCAGGTCGGCACCGCTTCAAAGTACTGCAGGCCTTCATTGTCGCGATACTCCACACCCCAGCGCTTGCAGGTGCGCTCAAGCGCCGTACACAGCACCTCCGAGTAGGGCTTCCAGGGACCGAGAACCTCGTCAAAGCGATAGGCGCCGAAGGAGGTGACAAAGGCGTCCATGCGATCGGACTCGGGAATGCGATCGGCGAAGATCTCCCGGGTCATGGTGCCCATCTGGAAATTGGTCAGCGTGCCGTAGCAGTCAAAGGTGATGTACTTCGGGCGCATGATGTCGCTCATGGTGTGTCGTCCTGTGTTGTCGTGCCGTTGACGGCGAAGATTGTTGTGGACGTTGGCCTCCTTGCAGGAGGCCGGAAGATCATTACAGCACTTCTCGACCATCGCAGGACGCTGAAAGCCCGGGCGCTACCGGTACAAAACGCCCTTTTTCAGGGATCGCACAGCACAGCCTGCGGCAGACGAGCTACATCATCTCGGGCTGACGAATGCGACTGCCCCGGGCAAAACGGTCGAGATGATAGGGGGCCGAGTCGACCCGAGGCGTCGCGCTGGTGGCAAGATCTGCCGCCAGTTGCCCGGCTGCCGGCCCGATACCGAAACCATGACCGCTGCAGCCGGCTGCCACCGTAAACCCGGGAATCGCATCAACCGGGGAGATGACCGGCACCAGATCCGGCGTGGTATCGATCATGCCGGCCCAGGCCCTGGCCAGATGCACGTTCTTGAGAGACGGATATTCGGCATGCAGCCCGGCCAGCGTCGCCCGGGCCAGCGCCATGTCCGGCATGGGGTCCAGAATGCGCTGCTCCTCAAACGGCGAGACCTGATCGAACTCCCAGCGCCCGGCGGCTTCCGGCCCGCGAAAGAAGGAGCGACCGATGCGGATCTGCAGCTTCTTGGCCAGCTTGCTGCGATAGGCCCCGTAGAATTTGATCGCGTAGCGCATGCTCTGCGGGCTGACCTCAAGCCGGCCCAGCCCCGGCATGGCCAGCGTGTAGCTGCCATCCAGCCGACGCCGCAGGGCAATTTTCGGCGTGGTCAGACAGCCCGGGGTGACCTCGGGCGCTGGCGTGGTCTGAATCGTGGTGCCCATGATGTTGGCCGAGGGCAGCTCTATGCCATGACGCCGACAAAAGCGCGAACTCCAGGCGCCGCCCGCGCAGATGACGCTCGATGTGCGGATCAGGCCCCGCTCGGTCCACACGCCACTCACACGCCCGCCAGTAAGGTCCAGCCCGCGCACGGCGCAGTTCTGATGTACATAAGCCCCTCTTGCCTGTGCCCCCCGGGCGATCGCCGGACAGGCCATGGCGGGTTCGGCGCGACCGTCGGTCGGCGACCAGACGCCGCCCAGCCAGCGAGAGGTGGTGCCCGGAGCTCGCTCATGGGCCTCACTGGCCGTCATCATGTGGCAGGTAAAGCCCAGCTCGCGCGCCTTGTTGCCCCATGTCTCCCACTTGTCCAGGCTCGCCTGATTGTCAGTGGTATAGACGATGCCGCTACGGCGAAAGCCCACGTCACTGCCGACCTCACCGGACAGGGCGTCCCACCGGCTCAGGCTGTGCATGGCCAGCGGCAGCTCATACAGATCACGGTTTTGCTGGCGCACCCAGCCCCAGTTGCGACTGGACTGCTCACAGCCGATCAGCCCCTTTTCCAGCAGCGCCACCGACACGCCGCGACCGGCCAGCTCATGAGCGGCACAGGTGCCCAGAATGCCGCCACCGATCACGACCACATCGACCTGCTCGGGAAATTCGGCGCTATCGTGGACAGGATCTACATTGACAAACATGTTTGAAAACCTCTTCTCTTGTTGTTGGTCATCATACTGTCGAAGCCTTTATTCGCTACAGATCGAGCGACATCCACTGGACCTTCAGGTGTTCAGGTCGATCAGCACGCTCTTGTGATGCAGATTGGCCTCAAAGGCCGCCCGGCCCAGATCGCGGCCGATGCCGGAGCGCTTGTAGCCGCCGGTCGGCAGGATATAGTCATTGCTGCGTCCATAGCGGTTGACCCATACGGTGCCGGCACTGAGCCGGCGTACCGCACGTAGTGCTCGACCGATGTCGGCCGTGTGTACCCCGGCGGCCAGTCCATATACCTCGTGCTCGGCCAGGATGAGCGCCTCCTCCTCGCTGTCGAACGCCTGCACGCTCAGCACCGGGCCGAAGATCTCTTCTTTCACTGCCGGATTATCACTGTTATCCACCCTGAGGATCGTGGGGCGATAGAAGCAGCCCCCCAGTACCGTTTCAAAGCGCGAACCGCCTTCGATCAGCTCGGCACCGGCATCAAGCGCACGCGCCACAACCGACTCGATGCGCCCGGCCTGAGTCTCGGAGATGATGGGCGAAAAGCGTGAGCCCGCCTGCCAGGTCAGCCCCGGCGCCAGCGTCTCGAAATGGTTGCTCAAGCGTTCGATCATGGGCTCGAGCAGCGAGCGCTCGATCAGAAGGCGCGAGCCCGCCACGCAGACCTGACCGGCATTGCCGGTGATCGCACCGGCAAGCGTTGCTGCAGTGCGTTCGATATCGGGAATGTCGCCAAACACCACCTGTGGGCTCTTGCCACCCAGCTCCAGCGTTACCGGCTTGGGGCCGGTCTCGGCGCAGGCCGCCATGATATGGCGTCCGGTCACGGTGGAGCCGGTAAAGGTGACCTTGGCCACATCCGGATGACGACACAGGGCATCACCGGTGGTGGCACCATCGCCCTGAATCACGTTGAACACGCCCGGCGGCATGCCGGCCTCGATGGCAAGCTCGGCCAGTCGCACCGCCGTAAAGGGCGTCATCTCGGAGGGTTTGAGCACCACGGTATTGCCGGCCGCCAGCGCAGGCGCCACCTTCCAGCAGGTCATGCTGAGTGGAAAGTTCCAGGGCGCGATGGCCCCTACCACACCGAGTGGTTCGGCAATCTGCATGCCCAGACTGTCGTGAGCGGTCGCGGCCACCTCGCCGCCGTGCTTGTCGGCAAACTCGGCAAAAAACCGGATGCCTTCAGCGGTATAGGGCACATCCCAGGCACGCGCCTGGTCGATTGGCCGGGTCGACCCCAGCGCCTCGAGCGCGGCCAGATAGTCGATGTCGGCCTCGATCAGATCCGCCCAGCGACGCAGGATGCGCGCACGCTCGCGCGGGGCACGGCGCGCCCAGTCTGCGTGAAGGAAGGCCTGTCGCGCACTGGTCACGGCCTCATCGACCCGGGCGGCATCCGCCAGCGGCAGTTCGGCATAGGCCTGCCCATCGGCCGGGCGCTTGACGGCCAACCCCGCATGGCCTCGCACCTGACGGCCGTGCAGAAAATGAGCGCAGGGAATCGTGATACGGGCAGGATCAAAGCTTGGCATGGCGGGCTCTCTCGAGTGATGAAGGGGCGTTTTCAAAACACCGGGGCGTCTCCCTTCATGCTACGGCCAATCCCCCGGCACGGGGTGCCGAGTGTGACTGCACTCGACGCAGTTGCTGCGCCCAGGGCCTATCGATTCGGTCATATCTGCCGAATTACATGACGGCCGCCATCCGGGCGTGGCACGCACCCGGGGCGCATGCGACAGTAAGCGCCACGCTATTCGATACTCTCATGGGAGCCTGCTGTCATGTCTTCATCCTCATCACAATGCCCGGCCGATACCTCACGGGAACTCTGCTGGCACCCTCTGCATGATAATGATCTGGCCCAGGCGCATGGGCTGTCGCAGCGACTGGGCTGGCCACATCGTATGGAGGACTGGGCCACCATGCTCAAGGTGGGTCACGGCGTCGCCATCGACTCCCCGGACGGAACGCTGATCGGCACCGGCTTTTGCCTGCCGCAAAATCGTACCGCCACGCTTGGGCTGGTGATCATCGATGACGCCTGGCAGGGCAAGGGGCTGGGACGCGTCATGATGACCCGCCTGATGGCATTGGCCGAGGATCGTACCCAATTGCTGGTCGCCACCGTGGCCGGCGCCCCGCTGTATCAAAAGCTGGGGTTCACCCCGTTCAGCACCGTCCATCAGTATCAGGGGGTGGTGACAAACGCTCCGGAGACGCCGGAAACGGTTGAGGGTCTGCGTGCGATGACCGAGCAGGATATTGAGGCCGTCATGGCGCTGTCGCCCGACAACGCCGTCCATGCCGAGGCCGTGCGTCAGGCCACGCAGGGCGTCGTGATCGAACGCGACGGCCAGCTGGTGGGTCTGGCTCTGCGCCGCCCTTACGGACGCGGCGAGCACATCGGCCCGGTCATGGCCGAATCACCGGAGCAGGCCCGAGCACTGATGGCTACGCTGCTGTCCCATGCCCAGGACGCCTTCGTACGACTGGATCTGGTCGATCCGCAGGAGGACAGCCTGTTGACCGAATCGGGGCTTGCCTGTGTGGATCGCGTCGTGCGCATGCGTCGCGGCCCGGCGGTGGATGACAGCGTCCTGCCCCGCTTTGGTCTGATCAATCAGGCGATGGGGTAATCAAGGGGGGCCGGAGAGCGACTCTCCGGCCCGGATAACGCTCAGCCAGCCCATGAATCCAGCACCTGTGCCTCATGCTGACGTGGCGACAGGGTTGGATAACGTATCAAAAGCTCATCGAACAACTCGTGAATGATCGCGGCCCCCTCTTCAACCTCGCCAATGGCATAGCGCGCCTCCAGCGCATCAAAGATCTGATGCTTGATGAAAAAGCGCCATGCTACCGGCAACCCCGCCAGAATCTCCGTCAGTGCCGCATAACGCTCGCGCGTCCAGCGGGCCTCGAATGTCTCCCTGTAGGCCCCATAGGCGAAGGGCGCATCCGGTTCCGGCATTGAGGAAGTCTGCTCGCGCAGTGTCTGCCTTAGCGTGTGTGTCTCCTCCACCGCCACCCGGTTTTCAGT contains:
- a CDS encoding GNAT family N-acetyltransferase, with translation MSSSSSQCPADTSRELCWHPLHDNDLAQAHGLSQRLGWPHRMEDWATMLKVGHGVAIDSPDGTLIGTGFCLPQNRTATLGLVIIDDAWQGKGLGRVMMTRLMALAEDRTQLLVATVAGAPLYQKLGFTPFSTVHQYQGVVTNAPETPETVEGLRAMTEQDIEAVMALSPDNAVHAEAVRQATQGVVIERDGQLVGLALRRPYGRGEHIGPVMAESPEQARALMATLLSHAQDAFVRLDLVDPQEDSLLTESGLACVDRVVRMRRGPAVDDSVLPRFGLINQAMG
- a CDS encoding aldehyde dehydrogenase family protein, coding for MPSFDPARITIPCAHFLHGRQVRGHAGLAVKRPADGQAYAELPLADAARVDEAVTSARQAFLHADWARRAPRERARILRRWADLIEADIDYLAALEALGSTRPIDQARAWDVPYTAEGIRFFAEFADKHGGEVAATAHDSLGMQIAEPLGVVGAIAPWNFPLSMTCWKVAPALAAGNTVVLKPSEMTPFTAVRLAELAIEAGMPPGVFNVIQGDGATTGDALCRHPDVAKVTFTGSTVTGRHIMAACAETGPKPVTLELGGKSPQVVFGDIPDIERTAATLAGAITGNAGQVCVAGSRLLIERSLLEPMIERLSNHFETLAPGLTWQAGSRFSPIISETQAGRIESVVARALDAGAELIEGGSRFETVLGGCFYRPTILRVDNSDNPAVKEEIFGPVLSVQAFDSEEEALILAEHEVYGLAAGVHTADIGRALRAVRRLSAGTVWVNRYGRSNDYILPTGGYKRSGIGRDLGRAAFEANLHHKSVLIDLNT